In Pseudomonas sp. DNDY-54, a genomic segment contains:
- a CDS encoding heavy metal sensor histidine kinase → MGKVSLTSRMAIAFMLVVTVVLLAAAISFNYFCQLHFERKDAQVLNEKAAAVERTLLNSSAFGPETASRIDAVIEHSFGFATAVVVDGKTVYSHHNLSESLLPLVTDIQEERWTVNFAGHQYSGITRKVNQWVEGQDTVIYLALDVTHRVHFFEMIQQWFAYTLVVSALLSGALGVVLIRKGLKPIDELSKTSSTVTANCLDTRIPTESVPGELHKLVDNFNEMLSRLDDSFLRLSGFSADIAHELRTPLNSMLTQMEVALLRDRENTDYKDILYSALEELRRMSKMVDDMLFLAKADNGKITPSAEGASMAEMTTSVIEYYELAAEDKKVEIALSGDGSVHGDKSMLRRAISNIVSNAVRYAEEGSIIRVEISESGNSVSTAITNRGITIPAELHTRIFDRFYRVDTARREGTTLNAGLGMAITRSIVEAHKGRIACESAEGHTTFTMTLPRLMSS, encoded by the coding sequence ATGGGAAAAGTGTCACTGACGAGCAGAATGGCGATAGCTTTCATGCTCGTGGTTACGGTTGTGCTGCTGGCGGCCGCAATCAGCTTTAATTATTTTTGTCAGCTCCATTTCGAACGCAAAGATGCACAAGTGCTTAATGAAAAGGCCGCTGCAGTAGAGCGTACGCTGCTCAACAGCTCAGCATTTGGGCCTGAGACCGCTTCAAGGATCGATGCCGTTATTGAGCACTCCTTTGGCTTCGCAACTGCAGTTGTAGTAGACGGCAAGACAGTCTACTCACATCACAATCTCTCTGAGAGCTTGCTACCACTTGTCACGGACATCCAAGAGGAACGTTGGACAGTAAATTTCGCTGGGCATCAGTACAGTGGCATTACCAGAAAAGTAAACCAGTGGGTCGAAGGGCAAGACACAGTCATCTATCTGGCTTTGGATGTAACGCATCGAGTCCACTTCTTCGAAATGATTCAGCAATGGTTCGCTTATACGCTGGTGGTCAGTGCACTTTTGAGTGGCGCTTTAGGTGTGGTTCTGATCAGGAAGGGTTTAAAACCGATCGATGAACTCTCTAAGACTTCCTCTACAGTAACTGCCAATTGTTTGGATACCAGAATTCCAACCGAGTCAGTGCCAGGCGAGCTTCATAAACTCGTAGACAACTTCAATGAAATGCTCTCGCGCTTGGATGACTCATTCCTCAGGTTGTCAGGTTTCTCAGCGGACATCGCGCATGAGCTAAGAACGCCGCTGAACAGCATGCTGACCCAAATGGAGGTCGCGCTCTTGCGCGACCGCGAAAATACCGACTACAAGGATATCTTGTATTCCGCCCTCGAAGAACTTAGGCGCATGTCAAAGATGGTCGATGACATGCTGTTCCTCGCCAAAGCGGACAATGGGAAGATTACGCCCAGTGCCGAAGGGGCCAGCATGGCTGAGATGACCACGAGTGTTATCGAATATTACGAGCTCGCAGCCGAGGACAAGAAGGTCGAAATCGCGCTTTCAGGCGATGGGTCGGTACATGGCGATAAATCAATGCTAAGACGGGCCATCTCAAACATAGTCTCGAACGCAGTTCGGTATGCAGAGGAAGGCAGCATTATCAGGGTTGAAATAAGCGAGAGTGGTAACTCGGTTTCGACAGCTATAACCAACCGCGGCATTACTATTCCAGCCGAGCTTCACACTCGAATATTCGACAGATTTTACAGGGTGGATACCGCAAGGCGCGAAGGTACTACCCTTAATGCGGGCCTCGGCATGGCTATCACACGGTCGATTGTTGAGGCCCACAAGGGGCGCATCGCTTGCGAATCAGCTGAGGGGCACACGACTTTCACAATGACGCTTCCAAGGCTGATGTCTAGTTAA
- a CDS encoding co-regulatory protein PtrA N-terminal domain-containing protein — MNRITKVIVPFILTVASSLAMAEGGSERTLNRLNDSAGAKPTLKELVKEGQVLSIAPAGATGTTRMIQNYRTSAQVQTYEMTVKTPDGKIHTVEFLSTPVGVNNG, encoded by the coding sequence ATGAACCGCATAACCAAAGTAATCGTTCCTTTTATTCTGACCGTTGCTTCCTCGCTTGCAATGGCCGAAGGCGGAAGCGAACGTACGCTGAATCGCTTAAATGACTCGGCAGGAGCAAAGCCCACCCTTAAGGAGCTTGTAAAAGAAGGCCAAGTGCTGAGCATCGCACCTGCTGGCGCGACCGGCACGACTCGAATGATTCAAAACTATAGAACAAGCGCCCAAGTCCAGACGTATGAGATGACGGTCAAGACCCCTGACGGGAAGATCCATACGGTAGAGTTTCTGAGCACCCCAGTTGGCGTGAACAATGGCTAA
- a CDS encoding copper-binding protein yields MNIKHITLASLFLVPVAYAADKEPMDGMPMDHKGMNMPMDQKSAGQTATAIGTVKEVNTESGTVTIAHGPVEALGWPSMTMGFKAKPDQLQKLKEGDQVEFEFSSKGMDSTITRIEKQ; encoded by the coding sequence ATGAACATTAAGCACATCACCCTTGCCTCACTCTTCCTGGTGCCAGTCGCCTATGCCGCCGACAAGGAGCCAATGGACGGCATGCCGATGGATCACAAAGGCATGAACATGCCAATGGACCAGAAGTCGGCGGGACAGACCGCTACAGCCATCGGCACGGTCAAGGAAGTGAACACCGAGAGCGGCACCGTGACCATTGCACACGGCCCGGTCGAAGCGCTGGGTTGGCCTTCTATGACGATGGGCTTCAAAGCGAAGCCTGATCAGCTCCAAAAGTTGAAAGAAGGGGACCAGGTCGAATTCGAGTTCTCCTCGAAGGGCATGGATTCCACCATTACCCGCATCGAAAAGCAGTAG